A window of Vibrio ishigakensis contains these coding sequences:
- a CDS encoding tyrosine-type recombinase/integrase — translation MATNKLNKTKIEKLISDCKFYGKLKRVNDGDKLYICVEANGKAHWEFRYRRPLDGKDTYMRIDSYPLLGIADARKQSWPLHQALHDGIDPSLVKSGVIESIEHLGNVRFHDFSEHYFSKKPKKWGTVTIKDKEGIVKKHLVPTIGNTPLKSLRLNMIWGALDTIESANVRNKAFLIIKDVLEFAVAKGGLEDTVELDKLKAYFKKPKSKHYPAMKPEEVGQLISDFVHSNTSVLVFLLFLWQLHLLLRPGEAASTELANINLTERMFIIQNLKNDTEHAVPLSESAIRIYEFVTANFPDEKYLFPGRSKAGCIGDGTVGNAIRNTLKLKGKMTAHGTRSMGSTKLHESLVPSEIVEACLSHIDSNNVRAAYYRDNFYGPRIEVMEGWSEFIDLQLKKVVSNCYRDSPLIEVVKAILIQTHIEY, via the coding sequence ATGGCGACCAATAAACTTAACAAGACAAAAATTGAGAAGTTAATTTCGGATTGCAAATTTTACGGTAAGTTAAAGCGGGTCAATGACGGGGATAAACTCTATATCTGTGTAGAGGCTAACGGAAAGGCACACTGGGAGTTTCGTTACAGGAGGCCTCTCGATGGGAAAGATACCTATATGCGTATTGATTCTTACCCGCTTCTTGGCATAGCAGATGCTAGAAAGCAGAGCTGGCCTCTTCATCAAGCTTTACACGATGGTATTGACCCATCATTGGTCAAAAGTGGAGTTATAGAGTCTATCGAGCACTTAGGTAATGTTCGGTTTCACGATTTTTCTGAACATTACTTCTCCAAAAAACCTAAGAAATGGGGGACAGTCACCATAAAAGACAAGGAAGGTATAGTTAAAAAGCATTTAGTACCTACTATTGGGAATACCCCGCTAAAATCGCTTCGTTTGAATATGATTTGGGGCGCTCTTGATACCATAGAGTCAGCCAATGTTAGAAATAAGGCTTTTTTGATTATAAAGGATGTTCTGGAGTTTGCTGTTGCAAAAGGTGGCTTGGAAGATACAGTCGAACTGGATAAATTGAAGGCGTACTTTAAAAAGCCAAAGTCTAAGCACTATCCAGCCATGAAACCTGAGGAAGTAGGCCAGTTGATAAGCGATTTCGTGCACTCGAATACATCAGTGCTCGTTTTCTTGTTGTTTCTTTGGCAATTGCATTTGTTGTTGCGTCCCGGTGAGGCAGCGAGCACAGAGCTTGCAAATATTAATCTTACTGAACGAATGTTTATCATCCAGAATCTAAAAAATGATACTGAGCATGCGGTACCTTTATCGGAAAGTGCAATTCGAATCTATGAGTTTGTGACTGCTAATTTCCCAGATGAAAAGTATCTTTTCCCAGGGAGATCCAAAGCCGGTTGTATTGGAGATGGAACTGTAGGCAATGCTATTCGAAATACTTTGAAACTCAAGGGTAAAATGACAGCGCACGGCACTCGTAGCATGGGCAGCACCAAGCTGCATGAAAGTTTGGTGCCGAGCGAAATTGTAGAAGCGTGTCTTTCTCATATTGATAGCAATAACGTGCGTGCTGCATATTATCGGGACAACTTCTACGGTCCACGTATTGAGGTAATGGAGGGGTGGAGTGAGTTTATTGACCTTCAGTTGAAGAAGGTGGTTTCTAACTGTTACCGTGATAGTCCTCTAATAGAGGTTGTCAAAGCAATCTTGATTCAAACTCATATCGAATATTGA
- a CDS encoding cysteine hydrolase, whose protein sequence is MTEQKLNRVEKWLQDTKEHGLPVTGFDIEPGRTAVVITDPQVDFLHPEGVAWGAVGESVVENNTVANMELLMNTAVAEGFPLVISPHYYFPTDHKWKFEGTLEKLMHAINMFDRKSALDVDGFEGSGADWMEQFKPAINDENTVICGAHKVYGPENNDLILQLQKLRVEKVILAGMSANLCVESHLRELVERGFEVAVVADATAAAKVPGLDGMLSALTNYRMIASDIFTAKEIVEKMKAK, encoded by the coding sequence ATGACTGAACAAAAACTGAACCGCGTGGAAAAATGGCTTCAAGACACTAAAGAACACGGCCTACCCGTGACTGGCTTTGATATCGAACCGGGTCGCACCGCCGTAGTTATTACGGACCCTCAAGTAGACTTCTTGCACCCTGAAGGTGTGGCTTGGGGCGCGGTTGGCGAGAGCGTGGTTGAGAACAACACCGTTGCCAATATGGAACTCCTAATGAACACCGCTGTAGCCGAAGGCTTCCCGCTTGTTATCAGCCCGCACTACTACTTCCCAACTGATCACAAATGGAAATTTGAAGGTACTCTAGAAAAACTGATGCACGCTATTAACATGTTTGACCGCAAAAGCGCGCTAGACGTAGATGGCTTTGAAGGCAGCGGCGCAGATTGGATGGAACAATTTAAGCCGGCAATCAATGACGAAAACACTGTAATCTGTGGCGCTCACAAGGTTTATGGCCCAGAAAACAACGACTTAATCCTACAACTGCAAAAACTGCGCGTCGAAAAGGTTATCCTAGCTGGTATGTCTGCCAACCTTTGTGTTGAATCTCACCTTCGTGAACTGGTTGAGCGCGGATTTGAAGTAGCGGTTGTCGCTGATGCAACGGCGGCGGCTAAAGTACCGGGCCTCGATGGCATGCTATCAGCACTGACCAACTACCGAATGATCGCCAGTGACATCTTTACCGCCAAAGAAATTGTTGAAAAGATGAAGGCGAAATAA
- a CDS encoding response regulator → MEQAKNRFQVGGSISEKSSIYIKRAADVELFEALKRQELCYVFNSRQVGKSSLLVSVKSALMELGFRCCFLDMSRIGSIQPTQEQWYAGIISELWRGFSLPKGQAMFEWWNEQGDIPAAQKFSHFIQDKLPRSLADLEMVIFIDEIDSVLSLPFPADDFFSVIRASFNQRADQLAQNVVNFAFFGVALPSDLVSEPSRSPFNIGTAIKLEGFTLPEATPLASGLKIEEKSALAVLSRIIYWTGGQPFLTQKVCQLINNQLEKQNIETFSDTGSSLEDFVDTSIYEHIIDSWENKDNPEHLKTIMDRLLHDEAYSTLNLDLYSQLLKTGSYQIDSNGDDSWRHLYLTGIISHHENTLRVRTRIYREVFNSDWIDDLLEKKRPYSEAFKLWHKTNDDAYLLSGEALSDAKAWSENKHLPELDYRFIAASQTVEQKKVEESNTRLIEEVKSREQAEKELKNTLELLREANTRIESANSAKSNFVTRVSKEVRTPINSILGLGFLAMQHDSSPLIQDYLSKIYRSAGYLLNVVNDIVDINKLERNELTLVHETFWLDDIIDNVIDIVTPKMHENSVELKVELPTTPPIIGDPVRLQQLILNLMSNAIRFTEEGTISLKVGVLSLVHNQINLSFIIQDSGIGFSAKKISCTLNKEQKGHLPIGLGLEFCTDLLSLWGSELDIQSTPRVGSRLQFDLGFNVDSKTDNTNIHDLFTVAIIGSKPFITQLTGQVQSLSHQVIDAGQDLSDLQEIASSNKQLKIDKVLLEFTDNASIETLRQLQDLKLKVDVIPVIHATNTPLNWLSSMATSYHLSVPCSSRRLQNTLEKRSLDTDYLPTAPMFSKSYRILVAEDDEVNQQIVTELLIKQGLVVTVVGNGIEAVNKLAEKHFDLAFMDIEMPYKGGLEAIKEIRALSPIHGTGYDNSKIPVIAMTALAMSNDRERFLKAGMDDYITKPLDPDMISKLLVKWLPNVQGVQTLSTPNDHQTLTISNVDTHEGILCCGGNIQLYKELLVKFAKQHTSPIDYKQLTTADLYTSLHTIKGTAANLGLSSVALSAGSLESLCRLKRWPSAYQLDDFSNQLQQTCSKLLQHSELATVVQQTPETTPEPPSIDRILIISDDFKRLRVLINELKQRYKVSIATDFQNAHSILQQVGHANTICISSSEDELGNAIDFIKQVKTQNPGTHFCMLTEPLEEQHYQKGLAVGVNDFFVHPLSPSLILHRLPNPSNAK, encoded by the coding sequence ATGGAGCAAGCGAAAAATCGTTTTCAAGTGGGTGGGAGCATTTCAGAAAAAAGCTCCATATACATTAAACGAGCTGCCGATGTTGAGCTATTCGAAGCCCTAAAACGCCAAGAGTTGTGCTACGTCTTTAACTCTCGCCAGGTTGGCAAATCATCGCTACTGGTGAGCGTTAAATCCGCCTTAATGGAACTTGGGTTTAGATGTTGCTTTTTGGACATGAGTCGAATCGGCAGTATCCAGCCTACTCAAGAACAATGGTATGCAGGGATCATTTCAGAGCTTTGGCGCGGATTTTCATTGCCCAAAGGTCAGGCAATGTTTGAATGGTGGAACGAACAAGGAGATATACCCGCTGCTCAAAAATTCAGCCACTTTATCCAAGATAAGTTGCCGAGAAGCCTCGCCGACCTTGAGATGGTGATATTTATTGATGAAATTGATTCCGTTCTCAGTCTGCCCTTCCCTGCCGATGATTTTTTTTCGGTCATCAGGGCAAGTTTCAATCAACGTGCCGACCAGTTGGCGCAAAATGTGGTTAATTTCGCATTCTTTGGCGTTGCGCTCCCATCAGATTTAGTTTCAGAACCCAGTCGTTCGCCTTTTAATATCGGAACCGCGATAAAGTTAGAAGGCTTCACCTTACCTGAGGCAACACCACTAGCTTCAGGGCTGAAAATCGAAGAGAAAAGTGCTCTAGCTGTTCTCAGCCGAATTATTTATTGGACTGGTGGCCAACCCTTTTTAACGCAGAAAGTATGCCAACTCATTAACAACCAGTTAGAAAAGCAAAATATAGAAACCTTTAGCGATACAGGTAGTTCACTTGAGGACTTTGTTGACACCTCAATATATGAGCACATCATCGACAGCTGGGAAAATAAGGACAACCCAGAGCATTTAAAAACCATCATGGACCGCCTATTACATGATGAGGCCTATAGCACTCTAAACTTAGATCTCTACTCACAGCTACTAAAAACTGGCAGCTACCAGATCGATTCCAATGGCGATGATAGCTGGCGCCACCTATATCTCACAGGAATCATATCCCACCATGAAAACACCTTGCGTGTCCGAACCAGAATTTATCGAGAAGTATTTAACTCGGATTGGATTGATGATCTACTAGAGAAGAAAAGGCCTTACTCTGAGGCTTTCAAACTGTGGCACAAAACAAACGATGATGCGTACCTTTTATCCGGAGAAGCCCTTTCCGATGCCAAGGCTTGGTCTGAGAACAAGCATCTGCCAGAACTCGACTACCGATTCATCGCTGCTAGCCAAACGGTCGAACAGAAAAAAGTGGAAGAGAGCAACACTCGGCTTATTGAAGAAGTTAAAAGCAGGGAACAAGCCGAAAAAGAGCTCAAAAATACGCTTGAATTGTTGAGAGAGGCAAATACCAGAATAGAGTCCGCAAACAGTGCCAAAAGCAATTTTGTTACGCGCGTAAGTAAAGAAGTTAGAACGCCAATTAACAGCATATTAGGTCTGGGGTTTCTGGCAATGCAACATGATAGTTCCCCACTTATCCAAGATTACCTCTCTAAAATATACCGCTCGGCCGGATACTTGCTTAACGTGGTGAATGATATTGTTGATATCAACAAGCTAGAGCGCAACGAACTCACTTTAGTACACGAAACCTTTTGGTTAGATGACATTATTGACAATGTCATAGACATAGTAACGCCCAAAATGCATGAGAACTCGGTCGAACTAAAGGTAGAGCTCCCGACTACCCCTCCTATCATTGGTGACCCAGTAAGGCTACAACAACTGATTCTAAATCTAATGTCCAACGCCATCAGATTTACGGAAGAAGGCACGATTTCACTTAAAGTGGGAGTCTTGTCATTGGTTCACAACCAGATTAATCTGAGCTTTATTATCCAAGATTCAGGTATAGGGTTTTCGGCAAAAAAAATCTCCTGCACATTGAATAAAGAGCAGAAAGGTCACCTACCAATAGGGCTCGGGTTGGAGTTTTGCACCGACCTACTTAGTTTATGGGGCAGTGAACTCGACATCCAAAGTACACCGCGAGTAGGCAGCAGATTACAGTTTGATCTAGGGTTCAACGTTGATAGCAAAACAGATAACACTAATATTCACGACTTGTTTACTGTTGCAATCATTGGCTCTAAGCCGTTTATAACCCAGTTAACAGGGCAGGTACAGTCACTTTCTCATCAGGTAATTGACGCAGGACAGGACCTATCTGATCTTCAGGAGATTGCTTCGAGTAACAAACAGCTCAAAATAGACAAGGTGCTATTAGAATTTACAGACAATGCCTCTATAGAAACACTTCGTCAGTTGCAAGATCTCAAACTAAAGGTCGATGTCATACCTGTAATCCATGCCACAAACACTCCACTAAATTGGCTTAGCAGTATGGCCACAAGCTACCACCTTTCAGTTCCGTGTAGCTCAAGACGCCTACAAAACACTTTAGAAAAGAGAAGTCTCGATACCGATTATCTGCCAACAGCACCCATGTTTAGCAAATCATACCGAATACTGGTGGCTGAAGACGACGAAGTTAACCAACAGATAGTTACTGAACTATTGATCAAACAAGGGTTGGTGGTCACCGTCGTAGGAAATGGTATAGAAGCGGTAAATAAGCTCGCTGAGAAACACTTTGATTTAGCTTTTATGGACATAGAGATGCCATACAAGGGTGGCTTGGAAGCGATCAAGGAGATAAGAGCTCTCTCGCCTATACATGGCACAGGGTATGACAACTCAAAGATACCCGTTATTGCTATGACCGCTCTCGCGATGAGCAACGACAGGGAAAGGTTTCTAAAGGCGGGAATGGATGACTATATTACTAAACCGTTAGATCCGGATATGATTTCAAAACTGCTAGTAAAGTGGCTTCCAAATGTACAAGGTGTTCAGACACTTTCGACACCCAACGACCATCAAACGCTGACGATTAGCAACGTCGATACCCATGAAGGTATTCTTTGCTGTGGTGGAAATATCCAGTTATACAAAGAACTGCTGGTCAAATTTGCCAAACAACACACTTCACCAATTGACTACAAACAACTTACAACCGCAGATCTGTATACGTCACTTCATACGATCAAAGGAACTGCTGCGAACTTAGGACTGTCTTCGGTTGCTCTATCAGCAGGTTCACTTGAAAGTTTGTGCCGCTTAAAGCGCTGGCCGTCAGCGTATCAGCTCGATGATTTTAGTAACCAGCTGCAGCAAACATGTTCCAAACTCCTACAACACTCCGAACTTGCTACTGTCGTTCAACAAACCCCTGAAACTACTCCAGAGCCTCCATCAATAGATCGAATATTAATCATTTCAGATGATTTCAAGCGATTAAGAGTCTTAATTAACGAGTTAAAACAGAGATACAAAGTGAGTATCGCTACCGATTTTCAAAACGCGCACTCCATTTTGCAACAGGTAGGCCACGCAAACACCATATGCATTTCATCCTCTGAAGATGAACTGGGGAATGCAATTGATTTTATCAAACAAGTCAAAACACAAAACCCGGGTACTCATTTTTGTATGTTGACTGAACCTTTGGAAGAGCAACACTATCAGAAAGGTTTAGCGGTGGGCGTAAACGACTTCTTTGTTCATCCACTCAGTCCAAGCCTAATCCTCCACCGATTACCGAACCCAAGTAATGCTAAATAA
- a CDS encoding patatin-like phospholipase family protein, producing the protein MFVLKMTPLFLVFFITACTSLKRNPSPVEQIQNAHIVGFPKHIRALGLDKSEALQQDFSKAMVDGGAQQACDTDEDKIVFCVLVISGGGGYGAYGAGFLKGWTLTGNRPEFKIVTGVSTGGLIAPFAFLGSDWDDELESAYTTIENQSYIVEQRNLLGLFWSDSITTVSPLKKLLDTHITEALIDAIAVEYQSGRRLYIGTSNLDSQTFTVWNMGAIASEGGDKALELFKQVLLASASIPILMPPTLFEVDIDGKSYDEMHADGGVNTQFFIPLRVINLNEAIENAQDNGFQFTPRPRMYIIRNARFVPHPKVVDRNLASITEGTITSMVQAMGRADLYQIFSIARARGNDFRYTEVPEDFEWQSEDEFNGPEMRRLFSIGVEQGLHKDPWKRTPPGLYHLNSGD; encoded by the coding sequence ATGTTTGTTTTAAAAATGACACCTTTATTTCTTGTCTTCTTTATTACCGCCTGCACTTCCTTAAAACGAAACCCATCTCCTGTTGAACAGATCCAAAACGCACATATTGTTGGCTTTCCAAAGCACATTAGAGCTTTAGGCTTGGATAAGAGTGAAGCGCTACAACAAGACTTTTCCAAAGCTATGGTTGATGGTGGTGCGCAACAGGCTTGTGACACAGACGAAGATAAAATAGTTTTCTGTGTCCTAGTAATCTCAGGTGGTGGAGGATACGGTGCTTATGGTGCCGGGTTCTTGAAAGGATGGACATTAACAGGTAACAGACCAGAGTTTAAAATTGTTACCGGTGTTAGCACCGGAGGGCTGATCGCTCCTTTCGCATTTTTAGGCTCTGACTGGGATGATGAGTTGGAAAGTGCTTACACAACGATTGAAAACCAGTCTTACATCGTGGAGCAAAGAAATTTGCTTGGGCTGTTTTGGAGTGACTCTATCACTACTGTCTCTCCGCTAAAAAAACTGCTAGATACTCATATCACTGAGGCTTTGATTGATGCTATAGCGGTTGAATACCAGTCGGGTAGACGTCTATACATTGGTACAAGTAATCTTGATAGTCAGACATTTACAGTTTGGAATATGGGGGCAATTGCTTCTGAAGGAGGTGATAAAGCGCTAGAACTGTTTAAGCAAGTACTGTTGGCTTCCGCTTCAATTCCAATCCTCATGCCTCCAACTCTATTTGAAGTTGATATTGATGGTAAAAGTTATGATGAAATGCACGCTGATGGCGGCGTGAATACACAATTCTTTATTCCTTTGAGAGTTATCAACTTAAATGAGGCAATTGAAAACGCTCAAGATAATGGCTTCCAGTTTACCCCAAGACCTAGAATGTACATCATCCGCAATGCACGCTTTGTACCTCACCCAAAAGTGGTTGATCGCAATTTAGCATCAATTACTGAAGGAACTATTACTTCGATGGTACAAGCTATGGGTAGAGCCGATCTTTATCAGATCTTTTCTATCGCGAGAGCGAGAGGAAATGACTTTAGGTATACCGAGGTGCCGGAGGATTTTGAATGGCAATCAGAGGATGAATTTAACGGCCCTGAAATGCGAAGACTGTTTAGTATAGGGGTTGAACAGGGATTACATAAGGATCCTTGGAAGAGAACACCGCCTGGGCTCTATCATTTGAATAGTGGCGATTGA
- a CDS encoding cysteine hydrolase, whose protein sequence is MTEQKLNRVEKWLQDTKEHGLPVTGFDIEPGRTAVVITDPQVDFLHPEGVAWGAVGESVVENNTVANMELLMNTAVAEGFPLVISPHYYFPTDHKWKFEGTLEKLMHAINMFDRKSALDVDGFEGSGADWMEQFKPAINDENTVICGAHKVYGPENNDLILQLQKLRVEKVILAGMSANLCVESHLRELVERGFEVAVVADATAAAKVPGLDGMLSALTNYRMIASDIFTAKEIVEKMKAK, encoded by the coding sequence ATGACTGAACAAAAACTGAACCGCGTGGAAAAATGGCTTCAAGACACTAAAGAACACGGCCTACCCGTGACTGGCTTTGATATCGAACCGGGTCGCACCGCCGTAGTTATTACGGACCCTCAAGTAGACTTCTTGCACCCTGAAGGTGTGGCTTGGGGCGCGGTTGGCGAGAGCGTGGTTGAGAACAACACCGTTGCCAATATGGAACTCCTAATGAACACCGCTGTAGCCGAAGGCTTCCCGCTTGTTATCAGCCCGCACTACTACTTCCCAACTGATCACAAATGGAAATTTGAAGGTACTCTAGAAAAACTGATGCACGCTATTAACATGTTTGACCGCAAAAGCGCGCTAGACGTAGATGGCTTTGAAGGCAGCGGTGCCGATTGGATGGAACAATTTAAGCCAGCTATCAATGACGAAAACACTGTAATCTGTGGTGCTCACAAGGTTTATGGCCCAGAAAACAACGACTTAATCCTACAGCTGCAAAAACTGCGCGTCGAAAAGGTTATCCTTGCTGGTATGTCTGCCAACCTTTGTGTTGAATCTCACCTTCGTGAACTGGTTGAACGTGGATTTGAAGTAGCGGTTGTCGCTGATGCAACGGCGGCGGCTAAAGTACCGGGCCTCGATGGCATGCTATCAGCACTGACCAACTACCGAATGATCGCCAGTGACATCTTTACTGCCAAAGAAATTGTTGAAAAGATGAAAGCAAAATAA
- a CDS encoding sulfite exporter TauE/SafE family protein, producing the protein MNISLELWYLLPVATVIATIAMSSGIGGAVFFSPLFMIALSLEPKIAIGAALATELAGFSSGLFAYLKAKLIDFKLAKKLLVFSVPSALLGTMYSDLVPPVILKAIFAVGLVFIGTQLFSAWRKEEREKHEETRKEEFSEDFESTLTDSAGHTYHYTVCNPNMGKTFAGIGGAFVGMISVGLAELQEYHLVARCRVPAPVAIATSIFVVVITVLTASIGHFYEFAKEGGDVLEQVLNVIIFTIPGVIIGGQLGPKVQQYVPEDKMKVAISIAFLAIGLFMLVTLV; encoded by the coding sequence ATGAATATAAGTTTGGAACTTTGGTATTTATTACCGGTAGCCACAGTTATCGCTACTATAGCTATGTCGAGTGGTATTGGAGGCGCTGTATTTTTCTCCCCGCTATTTATGATCGCACTAAGCTTAGAGCCCAAGATCGCTATTGGTGCGGCACTCGCAACCGAACTAGCTGGATTTAGTAGTGGTCTGTTTGCTTATCTAAAAGCAAAATTGATCGACTTCAAGTTGGCCAAGAAACTGCTTGTTTTCTCTGTCCCATCCGCATTGCTAGGCACCATGTACTCTGACCTAGTACCACCTGTCATTCTTAAGGCAATCTTCGCTGTTGGCTTAGTGTTCATTGGCACACAACTTTTCAGCGCTTGGCGAAAAGAAGAGCGTGAAAAACATGAAGAAACGCGAAAAGAGGAGTTCTCTGAAGATTTCGAATCAACACTTACTGATTCCGCAGGCCACACCTATCACTACACAGTTTGTAACCCAAATATGGGTAAAACCTTTGCAGGTATTGGCGGCGCATTTGTTGGTATGATTTCCGTAGGTCTAGCTGAATTACAAGAGTATCACTTAGTTGCACGTTGTCGTGTACCTGCTCCAGTGGCAATTGCAACCTCAATTTTTGTTGTTGTAATTACAGTTTTGACAGCATCGATTGGTCATTTTTACGAGTTTGCTAAAGAAGGTGGAGATGTACTTGAACAAGTACTTAACGTGATTATATTTACCATCCCAGGCGTTATCATTGGTGGTCAACTTGGCCCTAAGGTTCAGCAATACGTACCAGAGGATAAAATGAAAGTTGCTATTTCAATTGCTTTCCTAGCTATCGGTCTATTTATGCTAGTGACTCTAGTCTAA
- a CDS encoding cysteine hydrolase has protein sequence MTEQKLNRVEQWLQDTKEHGLPVTGFDIEPGRTAVVITDPQVDFLHPEGVAWGAVGESVVENNTVANMELLMNTAVAEGFPLVISPHYYFPTDHKWKFEGTLEKLMHAINMFDRKSALDVEGFEGSGADWMEQFKPAINDENTVICGAHKVYGPENNDLILQLQKLRVEKVILAGMSANLCVESHLRELVERGFEVAVVADATAAAKVPGLDGMLSALTNYRMIASDIFTAKEIVEKMKAK, from the coding sequence ATGACTGAACAAAAACTGAACCGCGTGGAACAATGGCTTCAAGACACTAAAGAACACGGTCTACCCGTGACTGGCTTTGATATCGAACCTGGTCGCACCGCCGTAGTTATTACAGACCCTCAAGTAGACTTCTTGCACCCTGAAGGTGTGGCTTGGGGCGCGGTTGGCGAGAGCGTGGTTGAGAACAACACCGTTGCCAATATGGAACTCCTAATGAACACCGCTGTAGCGGAAGGCTTCCCCCTAGTTATCAGCCCACATTACTACTTCCCAACTGACCACAAATGGAAATTTGAAGGTACTCTAGAAAAACTGATGCACGCTATTAACATGTTCGACCGCAAAAGCGCGCTAGACGTAGAAGGCTTTGAAGGCAGTGGGGCCGATTGGATGGAACAATTTAAGCCGGCAATCAATGACGAAAATACAGTAATCTGTGGTGCTCACAAGGTCTATGGCCCAGAAAACAATGACTTAATCCTACAGCTACAAAAACTGCGCGTCGAAAAGGTTATCCTTGCCGGTATGTCCGCCAACCTTTGTGTTGAATCTCACCTTCGTGAACTGGTTGAACGTGGATTTGAAGTAGCGGTTGTCGCTGATGCAACGGCGGCGGCTAAAGTACCGGGCCTCGACGGCATGCTATCAGCACTGACCAACTACCGAATGATCGCCAGTGACATCTTTACCGCTAAAGAAATCGTTGAAAAGATGAAAGCGAAATAA